One window of the Chitinophaga niabensis genome contains the following:
- a CDS encoding ROK family protein yields MAVLAVDLGGTKLALAVFSDDGEVLHRTAYPLDKRVGKAVGALITDAVQRIPIQVNAIGIAIPGICRHQSGTVWAPNIPGWEDYPLLAEIKAIAGDTPVFIESDRSCYILGEIWQGNAQGCKDAIFLAVGTGIGAGILINGEVLQGAKGIAGAIGWMALDRPFQNSYVNCGCFESMASGEGIVKVALQLILKDPAYNGILRKDALSAQDVFAAYRKNDHIAVEVILQSISLWAMATANLVSLFNPEKIIFGGGVFGPAAEFLPVIAAEATRWAQPISMKQVRLEVSGLGNDAGLYGAAYSALHV; encoded by the coding sequence ATGGCTGTACTGGCGGTTGACCTTGGAGGAACAAAATTGGCACTGGCTGTTTTTTCTGATGATGGCGAAGTGCTGCATAGAACTGCATATCCCCTGGATAAACGTGTGGGCAAAGCTGTGGGAGCACTGATCACAGATGCGGTGCAGCGGATACCCATACAAGTGAATGCAATAGGCATTGCCATTCCCGGTATCTGCAGGCATCAGAGCGGTACCGTATGGGCTCCCAATATTCCCGGCTGGGAAGATTATCCTTTACTGGCGGAAATAAAAGCTATTGCAGGAGATACACCTGTTTTCATTGAAAGCGATCGTTCCTGTTATATACTGGGAGAGATCTGGCAGGGCAATGCACAGGGCTGCAAAGATGCTATATTCCTGGCAGTAGGAACAGGGATAGGTGCGGGGATCCTTATTAACGGGGAAGTATTACAGGGCGCAAAAGGAATTGCCGGGGCTATCGGCTGGATGGCACTGGACCGGCCCTTTCAGAATAGCTATGTGAACTGTGGCTGTTTTGAGAGTATGGCTTCCGGAGAAGGCATTGTTAAAGTTGCGCTTCAGCTCATCCTGAAAGATCCTGCCTATAATGGAATACTTCGCAAGGATGCATTAAGTGCGCAGGATGTGTTTGCAGCCTACCGGAAAAATGATCATATCGCTGTGGAAGTTATCCTGCAAAGTATATCGCTGTGGGCCATGGCTACAGCTAACCTGGTAAGCTTGTTCAACCCGGAGAAGATAATCTTTGGTGGCGGTGTATTTGGCCCGGCAGCAGAATTCCTGCCTGTGATTGCAGCTGAAGCAACAAGGTGGGCACAGCCTATCAGCATGAAGCAGGTAAGGCTGGAAGTCTCGGGATTGGGGAATGATGCGGGATTATATGGAGCAGCGTATAGCGCATTGCATGTTTAA